Proteins encoded in a region of the Polynucleobacter antarcticus genome:
- a CDS encoding TorF family putative porin — MKTIKKTAIALAASSLLASAAFAQTAPAAPEPSPITANVTVVSDYRYRGISQSNMKPAIQGGFDYAHESGLYLGNWNSSISWIGDGNSGVTAPIEMDFYGGFKKELIGEGFASDVGVLQYVYPSRGAYSASTTAGPIVNPNTTELYAAQNFTFGPLTGFVKFSYAVTPLFGNAKSAGSYYPDLTVNYDTGMWGLAVNAHVGYQYIAGQQVVAGTPTLNYTDFKLGLTKDFGGGLSLAAAYIGTTAAKSGSTYAYVGPTNQGSKNLAGSTGIVSLTKTF; from the coding sequence ATGAAAACTATTAAAAAAACAGCTATCGCTTTAGCAGCTTCAAGCCTCTTGGCATCAGCAGCATTTGCCCAGACTGCACCTGCAGCGCCAGAGCCTAGCCCAATTACAGCGAACGTTACAGTTGTCAGTGACTATCGCTATCGTGGTATTTCACAGTCAAATATGAAGCCGGCCATACAAGGCGGCTTTGACTACGCTCATGAAAGCGGTCTGTATCTTGGTAACTGGAATAGCTCTATTAGCTGGATTGGAGATGGTAACTCTGGTGTAACCGCACCGATCGAAATGGACTTCTATGGCGGATTTAAAAAGGAATTAATCGGCGAAGGTTTTGCATCTGATGTTGGAGTCTTGCAATACGTATATCCATCTCGTGGAGCTTACTCAGCTTCCACTACTGCCGGACCAATAGTGAATCCGAATACAACGGAACTATATGCAGCTCAGAATTTCACATTCGGACCCTTAACTGGTTTTGTTAAGTTTTCCTACGCGGTTACCCCGTTATTCGGTAATGCAAAGAGTGCAGGATCTTACTATCCAGATTTAACAGTTAATTACGATACAGGTATGTGGGGTTTAGCCGTTAATGCGCACGTCGGTTATCAATATATAGCTGGGCAACAAGTTGTTGCTGGCACTCCAACACTCAACTATACCGATTTCAAGTTAGGCTTAACCAAAGATTTCGGTGGAGGTTTATCTTTAGCAGCAGCTTATATTGGGACAACCGCTGCTAAGAGTGGTAGCACTTATGCATATGTAGGCCCAACAAATCAAGGCTCTAAGAATTTAGCTGGTTCAACTGGCATTGTTTCCCTCACCAAAACTTTCTAA
- the gshB gene encoding glutathione synthase codes for MDLLFIADPLESFKIEKDSTLAMMRVAQAAGHKLWFCQSRNILWRGNTVVADCQTLAIKPSSTSWFELGSIEGRALNAFTAVFMRTDPPFDIEYLNTTWLLSAAVRQGARVFNDPMAIREHSEKISITEFPEFIPPTLITCELSAIKAFHQEHRDIVIKPLDGMGGMGVFRVGPDGLNLASIVETLGENGARTLMAQRFLSEISEGDKRVLLIGGEVVPFALARIPQGNEIRGNLAAGGKGVAMPLTAAEKRVAELLAPILNERGLFIVGLDLIGAYVTEINVTSPTCFVEITEQSGFDVAQYWLKALEKKLV; via the coding sequence ATGGATCTTCTTTTTATTGCTGATCCGTTAGAGTCTTTTAAGATTGAGAAAGACTCCACCTTAGCAATGATGCGAGTCGCACAAGCAGCAGGTCACAAACTTTGGTTCTGTCAGAGCCGCAATATTCTCTGGAGAGGAAATACAGTCGTTGCAGATTGTCAGACTTTAGCGATAAAACCCAGTAGTACATCTTGGTTTGAGTTGGGCAGTATTGAAGGTCGTGCCTTAAATGCCTTTACAGCAGTCTTCATGCGCACTGACCCCCCGTTTGATATTGAGTATTTAAATACCACTTGGTTGTTATCGGCTGCAGTCCGTCAAGGCGCTAGGGTGTTCAATGATCCCATGGCAATTCGGGAGCATTCAGAAAAGATTTCCATTACTGAGTTTCCAGAATTCATCCCGCCTACTTTGATCACTTGTGAACTGAGTGCGATTAAAGCATTTCATCAAGAGCATCGCGATATTGTGATTAAGCCCTTGGATGGCATGGGAGGTATGGGCGTATTTAGAGTGGGCCCAGACGGCTTAAATTTAGCAAGCATCGTAGAAACTTTAGGTGAGAATGGCGCCCGAACCTTAATGGCACAACGCTTTTTATCGGAGATCTCAGAAGGGGATAAGCGCGTGTTGTTGATTGGTGGTGAAGTAGTACCATTTGCTTTGGCTCGCATTCCTCAAGGCAATGAGATTCGCGGTAATTTAGCTGCTGGCGGCAAGGGTGTCGCTATGCCACTGACTGCTGCTGAAAAGCGTGTAGCAGAACTTTTAGCCCCCATTTTGAATGAACGCGGTTTATTCATAGTAGGATTGGATTTGATTGGTGCTTACGTCACTGAAATTAATGTAACGAGCCCAACCTGTTTTGTTGAAATTACAGAGCAGAGCGGATTTGATGTTGCGCAATATTGGTTAAAAGCCCTCGAAAAGAAACTGGTATAG
- the gshA gene encoding glutamate--cysteine ligase, translating into MVPHLITALSGPLLDLESKVLEATPTIERWFRLEWQEHTPPFYCSVDLRNAGFKLAPVDTNLFPGGFNNLSPQMLPLAVQAAMAAIEKICPEAKNLLLIPERHTRNTFYLQNIARLASILRQSGLHVRLGTLSDEIKKPTWIDLPDGNRLLMEPLSRLGLKKQRLGLKDFDPCSILLNNDLSAGIPPILENLHEQYLLPGLHAGWHVRRKSAHFAAYEEVAKKFAKLVNIDPWMINPYFTSCSNVNFHERKGEDELQTAVEQILKKTAKKYREYGIKEKPYVVVKADAGTYGMGIMVVNDPAQLKDLNRKERNKMSVVKEGLEVSDVLVQEGVYTFEKVNEAVAEPVVYMIDRYVIGGFYRVHTDRGPDENLNSPGMHFVPLAFEQNSIPDLGAKPGSAPPNRFYLYGVVARLALLAASLELERSDPNAEAA; encoded by the coding sequence ATGGTTCCACATCTCATTACCGCCCTGAGCGGCCCCCTTCTCGATCTCGAGTCGAAGGTTTTAGAAGCAACTCCTACTATCGAACGCTGGTTTCGGCTGGAATGGCAAGAACACACCCCGCCATTTTATTGTTCAGTCGATTTGCGTAATGCCGGATTTAAGCTGGCACCCGTAGATACCAACCTCTTCCCGGGCGGCTTTAATAATCTCTCACCGCAAATGTTGCCCCTGGCAGTACAAGCAGCCATGGCAGCGATTGAGAAAATCTGCCCGGAAGCAAAAAATTTACTCCTGATTCCAGAGCGGCATACTCGCAATACTTTCTATTTGCAAAATATTGCTCGTTTGGCCTCTATCCTGCGTCAGTCTGGACTCCATGTTCGCTTAGGCACCTTGTCTGATGAAATTAAAAAGCCCACTTGGATTGATTTGCCCGATGGCAATCGTCTTTTGATGGAGCCTTTATCTCGCCTTGGTTTAAAGAAACAGCGTCTGGGACTTAAAGATTTTGATCCCTGTTCTATTTTGTTGAACAATGATTTATCTGCAGGGATTCCACCGATCCTGGAAAATCTGCATGAGCAATATCTCTTACCTGGTTTGCATGCTGGCTGGCATGTTCGTCGTAAGTCTGCTCACTTTGCAGCGTATGAAGAGGTTGCGAAAAAGTTTGCGAAGTTAGTCAATATTGATCCCTGGATGATTAACCCTTATTTCACGAGTTGCTCAAATGTTAATTTTCATGAGCGTAAAGGTGAAGATGAATTGCAAACAGCGGTTGAGCAGATCCTCAAGAAGACGGCTAAGAAATACCGTGAGTACGGCATCAAAGAGAAGCCCTATGTGGTCGTAAAAGCCGATGCAGGTACCTATGGTATGGGCATCATGGTAGTCAATGACCCCGCCCAACTCAAAGATTTGAACCGCAAAGAGCGCAATAAAATGAGTGTGGTTAAAGAAGGTCTTGAGGTGAGTGATGTATTAGTTCAAGAGGGTGTGTATACCTTTGAGAAGGTCAATGAAGCGGTGGCTGAGCCTGTGGTCTACATGATTGATCGTTATGTGATTGGTGGCTTCTATCGCGTACATACGGATCGTGGTCCTGATGAGAACCTCAATTCACCTGGCATGCATTTTGTTCCCTTGGCATTTGAGCAAAACTCTATTCCGGATCTAGGTGCTAAGCCTGGTAGTGCGCCACCCAATCGCTTTTATCTCTATGGTGTAGTGGCGCGTTTGGCTTTGCTAGCAGCCTCTTTAGAGCTTGAGCGTTCTGATCCTAATGCTGAAGCAGCCTAA
- a CDS encoding alpha/beta hydrolase — translation MNSRTKVIQIEGVVGQIEMSIDLPDELKSNPNFSIRGLALVAHPHPLMGGTMDNKVAQTMARAFNQLGYVSVRPNFRGVGATAGAYDDGIGEIEDLLYVTDWMRTPSSWSALELTTSQSWTSGANTLPLVVSGFSFGSFVGTHLIQRLIELGRPAERLVMVGSAAGKWELAPVPADTILIHGEVDETITLSAVLDWARPQELTVQVVPGADHFFHRRLHCIRNIITSAWLGMPDHRNHSLD, via the coding sequence ATGAATAGCCGTACAAAAGTCATTCAGATTGAAGGGGTAGTCGGTCAGATAGAAATGTCCATCGACTTACCTGATGAATTAAAAAGCAATCCCAATTTTTCTATTAGAGGTTTAGCCTTGGTGGCGCATCCGCATCCCCTAATGGGCGGTACGATGGATAACAAGGTTGCACAAACCATGGCGCGTGCTTTTAATCAATTGGGTTATGTGAGTGTGCGGCCAAACTTTCGTGGTGTAGGCGCTACTGCTGGTGCTTATGATGATGGTATTGGTGAGATAGAAGATTTACTCTACGTCACTGATTGGATGCGGACCCCATCGAGCTGGAGTGCACTGGAGCTCACTACATCTCAGAGTTGGACTTCTGGGGCAAATACTTTGCCCTTAGTTGTTTCTGGATTTTCTTTTGGAAGTTTTGTCGGTACGCATCTGATACAAAGGCTGATTGAGCTGGGCCGCCCTGCAGAGCGGCTAGTAATGGTGGGCAGTGCAGCTGGTAAGTGGGAATTAGCCCCTGTGCCAGCAGATACGATTTTGATTCATGGTGAGGTAGATGAAACCATTACCTTGAGTGCTGTTTTAGATTGGGCGCGCCCACAAGAGTTAACGGTTCAAGTAGTTCCAGGTGCCGATCATTTTTTCCACCGTCGCTTACATTGCATTCGTAACATCATTACGAGTGCTTGGTTGGGTATGCCCGATCATCGAAACCATTCACTAGACTAG
- a CDS encoding PTS sugar transporter subunit IIA, with the protein MVGIVIVAHTPVASAMLGFAEHAFGVLPEGVRAVDIPPYEDTKVSFDRVLKAAYGVSTDSGVLILTDVMGATPANVASKLEALGPLSGLNSAVVVLTGLNLPMLMRCISHRGEGLEELAQKALQGGQNGILRLGSKAQQEVTDK; encoded by the coding sequence ATGGTTGGAATTGTGATTGTTGCCCACACCCCAGTAGCCAGTGCCATGCTCGGTTTTGCTGAGCATGCCTTCGGCGTATTACCTGAAGGTGTTAGAGCGGTGGATATTCCACCATATGAAGATACCAAGGTAAGTTTTGATCGTGTTCTCAAGGCTGCCTATGGCGTGAGTACTGATAGCGGTGTCTTGATACTGACTGATGTAATGGGGGCAACGCCTGCCAATGTGGCTTCTAAATTAGAGGCTCTAGGCCCTTTGTCGGGACTGAATTCTGCAGTGGTTGTTTTAACAGGATTGAATTTACCCATGCTGATGCGATGCATTTCTCATCGTGGAGAGGGGCTAGAAGAGTTGGCTCAAAAAGCCTTACAAGGCGGTCAAAATGGCATATTACGTTTGGGCTCCAAAGCTCAACAAGAAGTGACAGATAAATAA
- the lipB gene encoding lipoyl(octanoyl) transferase LipB yields MSILVKHLGVADYETTYQAMRAFTQQRTTDTPDEIWVLEHPPVFTLGLAGDAGNLHSPSQAIPLVQVDRGGEITYHGPGQIVVYLLLDLRRLGIFVKELVVRIEQSLIDTLADFGIQAERQPGAPGIYLSQDPGIAPDYRGAKMAALGLKVSKGCSYHGLALNVATDLSAFARIHPCGYEGLRTLDMQTLGIKDNIDIISQTLLGHLQKQLMTS; encoded by the coding sequence ATGAGCATCCTAGTAAAACATTTAGGAGTTGCTGATTACGAGACAACGTATCAGGCCATGCGTGCGTTTACCCAACAAAGAACTACTGATACACCTGATGAAATTTGGGTGCTAGAGCATCCCCCCGTTTTTACTTTAGGGCTTGCAGGTGATGCCGGTAATTTGCATTCTCCTAGTCAAGCAATTCCCTTAGTACAAGTGGATCGCGGTGGAGAGATTACCTATCATGGCCCCGGTCAAATTGTGGTGTATCTCCTCTTGGATCTTCGGCGCCTAGGTATTTTTGTAAAAGAGTTGGTTGTGCGGATCGAGCAATCATTGATTGATACTTTGGCAGACTTTGGTATTCAGGCAGAGAGACAACCTGGGGCGCCTGGTATTTATCTTTCACAGGATCCTGGTATAGCGCCAGACTATCGAGGTGCCAAAATGGCTGCTTTAGGCCTAAAGGTCTCTAAAGGTTGCTCTTACCATGGTCTTGCACTCAATGTAGCCACAGATTTAAGTGCTTTTGCCCGAATCCACCCTTGCGGCTATGAGGGCTTAAGAACCTTGGACATGCAAACTTTGGGGATCAAGGACAATATAGACATTATTAGCCAAACCCTCTTAGGGCATTTGCAAAAGCAATTGATGACATCATGA
- a CDS encoding P-II family nitrogen regulator, with translation MKLITAIIKPFKLDEVREALSEVGVSGITVTEVKGFGRQKGHTELYRGAEYVVDFLPKVKVEAAVEDGILERAIEAIEKSARTGKIGDGKIFVSSVEHVIRIRTGETGTSAL, from the coding sequence ATGAAATTAATTACCGCAATCATCAAGCCCTTCAAGCTTGACGAAGTGCGCGAAGCTCTCTCGGAAGTGGGAGTTTCGGGCATTACCGTTACTGAAGTTAAAGGCTTTGGTCGTCAAAAAGGTCACACCGAGTTGTATCGCGGTGCTGAGTATGTAGTGGATTTTTTACCTAAAGTAAAAGTTGAAGCTGCTGTTGAAGATGGCATCTTGGAGCGAGCGATTGAAGCAATTGAAAAATCAGCTCGTACTGGCAAGATTGGCGATGGCAAGATTTTTGTCTCCTCAGTTGAACACGTCATTCGCATTCGTACCGGTGAAACCGGTACGTCAGCACTTTAA
- a CDS encoding VanZ family protein: MDHEEQRPRKFDWPLQAMPLARAISLGYGLLIVYVSLNPFDFNLQNGVAAWAWLFAPSPRFITLFDVSVNILAYIPLGFLLVFAAYPRWRHLVALAMALGLSAILAFSVESLQTWLPTRIPSLMDWWANVLGGLLGGLLAIPLGPKWLSGSVIRRQFDQWFGLNWAACALFLLFPWSQIYPQSSWLGTGVWGHAIFAPVDWGTMVMNHVVQESVITALCWLGAALLLSLGMRSKAPQWRILNSLLCLTLFTKVIFTTLQFGVEFSLLWLTAGAIWGMMLGSVLLWFALNRSAGTKFWIALISLISATVAINLLPDNPYFIMTLRHWHQGRLLHFNELMQWVSVVWLPLALFWLIRNKLTFKLKP, translated from the coding sequence ATGGATCACGAAGAGCAGCGCCCACGCAAGTTTGATTGGCCTCTACAAGCCATGCCTTTAGCTCGAGCTATCAGTTTGGGTTACGGGCTTTTAATCGTCTATGTCAGCCTCAATCCCTTTGATTTCAACCTCCAGAATGGCGTAGCTGCGTGGGCATGGTTATTTGCGCCTTCCCCTCGTTTTATTACGTTATTTGATGTGTCGGTCAATATCTTGGCCTATATCCCCCTCGGCTTTTTATTGGTATTTGCCGCTTATCCCCGCTGGCGTCATCTCGTTGCCCTGGCTATGGCATTGGGTTTAAGCGCCATTCTGGCGTTTAGTGTGGAATCCTTGCAAACTTGGTTGCCAACGCGTATTCCAAGTTTGATGGATTGGTGGGCCAATGTCTTAGGAGGTCTTTTGGGTGGTTTGCTGGCTATTCCCTTGGGTCCAAAGTGGCTATCCGGTAGCGTGATCCGCCGTCAATTTGATCAATGGTTTGGTTTGAATTGGGCAGCTTGCGCCTTATTTCTCTTATTTCCCTGGTCACAAATTTATCCGCAGAGTTCTTGGTTAGGCACCGGGGTATGGGGGCATGCCATATTTGCTCCAGTTGACTGGGGCACCATGGTGATGAATCACGTTGTACAAGAATCAGTCATTACCGCACTCTGTTGGCTGGGCGCGGCATTATTACTATCGCTAGGAATGCGTAGCAAGGCACCCCAGTGGAGAATACTCAATAGCCTTCTTTGCTTGACTCTATTTACTAAAGTGATTTTTACAACTTTGCAATTTGGGGTGGAATTTAGTTTGCTTTGGTTAACCGCTGGTGCTATTTGGGGAATGATGCTGGGCAGCGTTTTATTATGGTTCGCGCTCAATCGTTCAGCTGGAACGAAGTTTTGGATTGCGCTGATCTCTTTAATTAGCGCTACGGTTGCGATTAATTTATTACCTGATAATCCTTATTTCATCATGACCCTAAGACACTGGCACCAAGGGCGACTATTGCACTTTAATGAACTCATGCAGTGGGTTTCAGTGGTATGGTTGCCACTAGCCTTATTTTGGCTTATTCGAAATAAATTAACCTTTAAATTAAAACCTTGA
- a CDS encoding biotin--[acetyl-CoA-carboxylase] ligase, whose translation MSWNCILERVPKTQSTNDDLLVRWRAGQLIDPVARIAHEQTAGKGRAGRVWLAQPNDTLCFSLAYPFPCRPNELSGLSLVVGLALITGISTALNIPENVLYSQGLRLKWPNDLLLNNAKLGGILIEGGQTTLSDPSWMIIGVGLNLRCADHIAQRLGSQSSFELGALDQLIPAKNALPDMEFIWLQLLASFEKYLTEFKQFGFSHFQKTWAQWDAFDGQAVRISGGGAEPLLGISTGVDPSGALLLNQNNTIIPIHAGDVSLRVQS comes from the coding sequence ATGAGCTGGAATTGCATCCTAGAGCGTGTCCCCAAAACCCAATCCACCAATGATGATTTATTGGTTCGCTGGCGTGCTGGGCAATTAATTGACCCTGTAGCCAGGATTGCCCATGAACAAACCGCAGGTAAAGGTAGGGCGGGTAGAGTCTGGCTTGCTCAGCCTAACGACACCCTGTGCTTCTCTTTAGCCTACCCCTTTCCATGCCGCCCCAATGAGTTAAGCGGCCTGAGTCTGGTAGTTGGCCTGGCCCTTATTACCGGCATTTCCACAGCCCTGAATATTCCTGAGAATGTCCTTTACAGTCAGGGATTAAGACTTAAGTGGCCGAATGATCTGCTACTAAATAATGCCAAGCTTGGTGGGATTCTGATTGAGGGTGGTCAAACTACACTCAGCGACCCCAGCTGGATGATTATTGGTGTTGGACTGAACTTGCGTTGCGCTGATCACATTGCTCAACGCTTAGGATCTCAGTCTTCGTTTGAGCTTGGTGCACTTGACCAACTCATCCCTGCGAAAAATGCTTTACCTGATATGGAATTTATCTGGCTCCAATTACTGGCGTCTTTTGAAAAATATCTTACTGAGTTTAAGCAATTTGGTTTCAGCCACTTTCAAAAAACTTGGGCACAGTGGGATGCATTTGATGGTCAAGCAGTGCGCATTTCCGGTGGTGGTGCTGAGCCCCTCTTAGGCATATCCACTGGGGTAGATCCATCTGGCGCATTACTTCTAAACCAAAATAACACCATCATCCCTATTCATGCGGGTGATGTTTCCTTACGAGTGCAATCATGA
- the lipA gene encoding lipoyl synthase, with translation MTTSKLDLDSPINVRQDLNYDASRKQKSSEKTARIPIKIIPLHEVLKKPDWIRVKAASGNSRFNEIKKILRENELVTVCEEASCPNIGECFGKGTATFMIMGDKCTRRCPFCDVGHGRPDPLDTKEPANLARTIAALKLNYVVITSVDRDDLRDGGAMHFVDCISQSKALSPHTRIEVLVPDFRGRLDKALDVFSAHAATGLPDVMNHNLETVPRLYKEARPGADYAHSLKLLKDFKERFPHIPTKSGLMVGLGETDEEILEVMRDMREHNIDMLTIGQYLSPSGHHLPVRRYVHPDVFKHFEEEAKAMGFSHAAVGAMVRSSYHADQQAHEAGVV, from the coding sequence ATGACCACCAGTAAGTTAGATCTCGATTCCCCGATAAATGTTCGGCAGGATCTTAACTACGATGCTTCGCGTAAGCAAAAGTCGAGCGAGAAGACTGCGCGCATTCCGATCAAAATTATTCCATTGCATGAAGTGTTGAAGAAGCCCGATTGGATTCGGGTAAAAGCAGCCTCTGGAAACTCGCGATTTAATGAGATTAAAAAAATATTGCGCGAGAATGAATTGGTCACAGTGTGTGAAGAAGCGAGTTGCCCCAATATTGGTGAATGTTTTGGAAAGGGCACTGCAACCTTCATGATCATGGGGGATAAATGTACGCGGCGTTGTCCGTTTTGTGATGTTGGTCACGGTAGGCCAGATCCGCTAGATACCAAAGAGCCCGCTAATTTAGCTCGCACTATTGCTGCCTTAAAACTGAATTATGTTGTGATCACCAGCGTAGATCGTGATGATTTACGTGATGGTGGTGCCATGCATTTTGTGGATTGCATTTCCCAATCTAAAGCCTTGTCACCGCATACGCGTATTGAGGTACTCGTGCCCGATTTTCGAGGACGACTGGATAAAGCCCTAGATGTGTTTAGTGCTCACGCAGCTACCGGATTACCTGATGTGATGAATCACAATTTAGAAACTGTGCCACGCTTGTATAAAGAAGCGCGACCCGGCGCAGACTATGCCCACTCTTTAAAGTTACTCAAAGACTTTAAGGAGCGTTTCCCACATATTCCAACCAAGAGCGGTTTGATGGTTGGTCTAGGTGAAACGGATGAGGAGATATTAGAAGTGATGCGCGATATGCGTGAGCACAATATCGATATGCTCACTATTGGCCAGTATTTATCTCCATCTGGACATCATCTGCCAGTGCGACGCTATGTTCATCCGGATGTATTTAAGCATTTCGAAGAAGAGGCTAAAGCTATGGGCTTCTCGCATGCGGCTGTGGGCGCGATGGTGCGTTCTAGTTATCACGCCGATCAACAAGCGCATGAGGCGGGTGTTGTCTAG
- a CDS encoding ammonium transporter: MLIWMKRLLAGSAMALAIGATSVMVASPAFAAEEAKAVAASAAAAVTAAAPAAPALVPDKADTAWLLMCTALVILMTLPGLALFYGGLTRSKNILSVLVQCMFGFSLITVLWALYGYSLAFTEGSAFIGGFDRLFLAGITPDSVAATFSKGVVIPEFVFMSFQAAFATITCCLIIGSFAERAKFSAIVLFMVLWFTFSYLPIAHMVWFWPGPDDIKDAASLEAITARAGWLWQKGVLDFAGGTVVHINAAMAGLVGSFMVGKRLGYGKEAMKPHNLVFVMIGASLLWFGWFGFNAGSALEANGSAALAFVNTLLATAAAVLGWSCAEWLIKGKPSMLGGASGCVAGLVAITPAAGFVGPMGALIIGVAAGVICLWGVSGLKKLLGSDDSLDVFGIHGVGGILGALLTGVFADPALGGSGIWDYVANAASAEYSISSQVWIQSQGVITTLIWSGVVSFIAFKLVDIVIGLRVKEDQEREGLDISSHGETAYES; encoded by the coding sequence ATGTTAATTTGGATGAAACGACTCCTAGCTGGAAGCGCAATGGCTTTGGCCATTGGGGCGACTAGTGTGATGGTAGCTTCCCCAGCTTTTGCTGCTGAGGAAGCTAAGGCAGTTGCAGCTTCTGCTGCGGCAGCAGTGACGGCAGCTGCTCCTGCCGCACCTGCATTGGTTCCTGATAAGGCTGATACAGCATGGTTACTAATGTGTACTGCATTAGTTATCTTGATGACACTGCCTGGTTTGGCTTTGTTCTATGGTGGCTTAACCCGTAGTAAGAACATTCTTTCTGTACTCGTACAGTGCATGTTTGGCTTCTCTTTGATCACGGTGCTGTGGGCACTATATGGTTACAGTCTTGCATTTACTGAAGGCAGTGCATTTATTGGGGGCTTTGATCGTTTGTTCTTGGCTGGTATAACGCCAGACTCTGTAGCAGCAACCTTTAGTAAGGGCGTTGTGATTCCTGAGTTTGTCTTTATGTCATTCCAAGCAGCGTTTGCAACGATTACTTGCTGCCTGATCATTGGTTCATTTGCAGAGCGCGCAAAGTTTTCTGCGATCGTTTTGTTTATGGTTCTCTGGTTTACATTTAGCTACTTGCCAATTGCGCACATGGTTTGGTTCTGGCCTGGTCCGGATGACATCAAAGATGCTGCATCACTTGAAGCTATTACTGCTCGTGCTGGTTGGTTGTGGCAGAAGGGTGTTCTCGACTTTGCTGGCGGAACAGTAGTTCATATCAACGCTGCGATGGCTGGCCTAGTAGGTTCATTCATGGTTGGTAAGCGTTTGGGCTATGGCAAAGAAGCAATGAAGCCACATAACCTCGTGTTTGTCATGATTGGCGCATCACTCTTGTGGTTCGGTTGGTTTGGTTTTAATGCCGGTTCTGCTCTTGAAGCAAATGGTAGTGCAGCCTTAGCATTCGTGAACACATTACTGGCAACGGCCGCTGCTGTATTGGGTTGGTCATGTGCTGAGTGGCTTATTAAAGGTAAGCCTTCTATGTTGGGTGGTGCATCTGGTTGCGTAGCTGGCTTGGTTGCCATTACTCCTGCTGCTGGTTTTGTCGGTCCAATGGGTGCATTAATCATCGGTGTTGCTGCTGGTGTGATTTGCCTTTGGGGTGTTAGTGGCCTGAAGAAACTTTTAGGCTCAGACGACAGCTTGGACGTATTTGGTATCCATGGAGTAGGTGGTATTTTGGGTGCCTTGTTAACCGGCGTATTCGCTGATCCTGCTTTGGGTGGTTCTGGTATTTGGGATTACGTTGCTAATGCTGCTTCTGCTGAATACTCTATTTCCAGCCAAGTATGGATTCAGAGCCAAGGTGTGATTACCACCTTGATTTGGTCTGGCGTAGTTTCTTTTATAGCCTTTAAATTAGTCGATATTGTGATTGGTTTACGTGTTAAAGAAGATCAAGAACGTGAAGGTTTGGACATTAGTTCACATGGTGAGACTGCTTACGAGTCTTAA
- a CDS encoding YbeD family protein translates to MTEQKSLIEYPSEFPIKVMGKVNPDYLPAILHIAHQFDPTFDESKVEQRPSKDGNYLGITLPITATSREQLDELYRTLSTHPLVSVVL, encoded by the coding sequence ATGACTGAACAAAAATCCTTGATTGAGTACCCATCTGAATTTCCGATTAAGGTCATGGGAAAAGTGAACCCGGATTACTTGCCCGCCATCTTACATATTGCCCATCAATTTGATCCTACTTTTGATGAGAGTAAGGTCGAGCAAAGGCCATCAAAGGATGGGAATTATTTGGGGATTACTTTACCCATCACCGCTACGAGTCGCGAGCAGTTAGATGAGCTTTATCGCACCTTGTCCACCCACCCATTGGTGAGCGTTGTTCTGTAA
- a CDS encoding accessory factor UbiK family protein gives MQKPGEILEQIQRIAGEMQNKVGEAIRNSPAQEIEKNVRAMMNQGFQKMDLVTREEFELQSKVLSKTREKLEMLEAKVAALEKSS, from the coding sequence ATGCAAAAACCAGGCGAAATCCTAGAGCAAATTCAGCGTATTGCTGGCGAAATGCAGAACAAAGTGGGTGAGGCTATTCGGAATTCACCAGCGCAAGAAATTGAAAAGAATGTCCGCGCGATGATGAACCAAGGTTTTCAGAAGATGGACTTGGTGACGCGTGAAGAGTTTGAGCTGCAATCTAAGGTGCTATCAAAAACGAGAGAGAAATTAGAAATGCTCGAAGCTAAGGTAGCTGCCCTAGAAAAATCTTCATAA
- a CDS encoding (2Fe-2S) ferredoxin domain-containing protein, whose protein sequence is MSFQHHLFFCLNKRDNGNECCDQHNAFALFDYAKKRVKELGLSGPGKIRVNKAGCLDRCSEGPVMVVYPEGVWYTFIDTEDVEEIIQSHLIQGRPVERLQLA, encoded by the coding sequence ATGAGCTTTCAGCACCATCTCTTTTTCTGTCTTAATAAACGTGATAACGGCAATGAGTGTTGCGATCAGCACAACGCATTTGCATTATTTGACTATGCCAAAAAACGAGTAAAAGAACTCGGGCTCTCTGGCCCTGGAAAAATTCGGGTCAATAAAGCAGGGTGTTTGGATCGCTGTTCTGAAGGCCCCGTGATGGTCGTCTATCCAGAAGGAGTTTGGTATACCTTTATTGATACCGAAGATGTCGAGGAAATTATCCAATCGCATTTAATTCAAGGACGCCCGGTCGAGCGTTTGCAGTTAGCTTGA